Sequence from the Xiphophorus maculatus strain JP 163 A chromosome 16, X_maculatus-5.0-male, whole genome shotgun sequence genome:
TTCTCTGAATATCCCATATAGTTTACACAGATCATCAAGTGACAAAACACTCCAGTGGACAGAAAATGTGTGGACTTTCTTCTGACCCAAtatgctttatttttgcttttgttatcATAAATATGTCTAAGTTGTACATgaaggggcgtgctgtggtggcgtaggggatagcgcaaaccacatttggaggccttgagtgctcgatgcggccgtcgcgggttcgattcccggacccggcgacatttgctgcatgtcttcccccctctctttcCCCTTtgctgtcagcctactttcatataagggacactagagcccacaaaagaccccctggaggggaggagaaaaaaaaagttgtacatgaaaaaagaaaaaacttttttggaTCAGTAATATTAACAATATTGGAcagtaatattaacattttggtgTGACTCAGCAAGGTACCCCTACTTCAATTTGATGGAGAATCATATGAGGCGCGAAAGATCAGGGTGATTCCAACCTCAAATACTTGGAACTCATCACCAAAGGTAAATAGTAAATATAAAGtataaacatacaaaatgttttcaggaactataaaaaaaaaaaaaaactggtttgatTGCAGTTTTGCCCATAATGGAGGTTTAATTAAAGAGAAAAGGTTTACTTCATTTCTGGAAACtatttttgtaaagtaaaatagATCCATCAAAATTGTCTAAATTTCTGCCAGAAATAACCTTTtaggctgaaataaaataaatgtaaaattatgtcTATCAGGTATTTGAATAATTTGGGGTGCAGCCTTAGATTTACTGGTATGTAAATTAATCCGCTGGGGATTACGGAAGTGCTTACCTTATTTTAGTGGAGAAACAAAATCTGCCTCACATTAACCCTTGAGAAGTGCTtgcatttttcagctttatttaaactatttacttttgttaatgttaaatatctgAAGACTCAAACTTGATTTTCCCAGCTGAAtagcttaaaaaataattgaatacaGAAATACCATAGCATACTTTTCCAACTTTGAAAGATTAAGTCAAGATATGAATCAAATGCTTTTATCAAATGCGACTATGTTATATAACGTATATTTCTAATTCTGATAGCAACTATTGTCCTTAGCTTGTCTCTGAATGGCCTTCAccgttttatttataaaatattcaaattctATAGCTGTTTTTATAGCTGTAACTAATAATCTTACAACAGAATAAACTAACTAATAAtcttacaataaaataaactaactaATAATCTTACAATAGGacgaaacaaaacagaaagacatGTCTTTAGACTGCAGTAATAGCATAAGAGACCTTCATGAGTAAGGAATTAAGCAGATACTAAAACCAAGGGAAACAAACAACTATGGGCCCAACTTTCAAATATGGTGTCTTACTAGTGCCTGTAGAGCTTGTTGAAGCCTTCAGCATTTGTGAGGACATAAAGTTGACCTGGGTGTTGTATGTAGCCTGGACACTGCGCTTGATTCTCAACATCTCCCTAATTGTATCCTCATTTCCATGGCGAATCTCAAATTCCTTCCAGGTCTGCCAGAAATTTGCTGTCACCTAAAAGACGATAAATATATCCAAATGACTTGCCATATTTTTGAACACTTTACTAAGAGAACATTTAGATAAGGTGGTTTCTCTCACCCTTGGGTCACAGATCTGAGAGCAGTAGGAGTAGATTGCTCTGGCACGGTCAATCTCCCCAAGTTTACACTCCATGTCAGCAAATCGCATACACATATCCCTCGCATGCTCATCAGGCAGAACCTGGTGGAGTATAAAAGGTAATCCTCAGATGTCAGCCAATTCAGCATTTATAAAACAACACTTTTAGAAGATAAAAATATGCtttgtaaattaaacaaatgttgcaatctTAGACGTGTTTTATCATTCTAGGCAAGCTCAGCACAATAGTTCGTCAACTATAAATATACAAGTTCTTTGTGTGATTTGTGGGTATGAAGCTTGATAACTGAGATGTAATAATTTAAACTACTATTCATAGAATAAATATTGCAATTAGAATTACAAGTCTTGAATGCATTACTCTTGATGTGCGGCTATTGTGATGTTCTTTATTTCATATAATTCTAAAATGGTTTAGAATCATTGTTGGTTTAGCTGAGGAATGTTTTTAGGTactaagaaaaacagaaattcagcTATCTTTATTTGactgattttgtgaaaaaacaactttctttggAACTCTATGAGGCATAACCTGCAGAAGAATGAGAAGAAACACTTCCAAGTATTGTTTTATGTAACTAAAACTTCACCTCAATAGCCTTCTGGTAAATAGCTCTGGTGTACGTAACACCATAAATTTCAGCTGCTCTCTTGATGTAGATGTTAAACATATGGTGTCTCTCTTCAGTTTCCACTGCTTGTGTTGCTCTTTCATAGACAGCCATGGCATGCCGTGCCAATCCATACTCCTCTTCCAGTTTGGCATACAACAGATAAAtggctaaaaacaaataaaaagaaaacaacaacaatgttttAGAGCAATTTACAAGATAGAATaagaacataaaatgtaatactGAAAAATGCTTGTGCTGTGCTATAAAGGTTGTTTACTCTTGGCAAACTTGGCAGGGCAGCCATCCAGGGCTTGTTCAAATAAATCTCTGGCTCGCTCCAATTTTTTGCCGCCATAACGGTCAATGAACTTGGTAAGGTAAGTGTTCCAGATGTCATAAACATTTGGCCACTTGAAGAGAGCGATCCCTCGTTCATATGCCTTTTGAAAGGAAGGAAacgatgaaaatatttttaaactgatcaaatataaatacaactaTGAGTGACAAAATACATGTTCCTGAATTGGTTCAAGTGTTCTTACTTTAAAGCTTTCCTCAAAGTAGTTGTGTTCTTCAAGGAACATGGCATAGTTGATGACAATTTGAGGAGTGGCAATGCGTAGATCAATAATGCGGTCATACACTGCTTTTGTAGACTAATGATCAAAACCAGAATAATAAGATAATAGAAATTAATAACGGAAATAGGAAAAATATAGATCTGATTATGTGCTTTGTCATCATCTACAAATTTATATACATACCTGAAAAGTCCCGAGACTCTCCTCGAGGTCTGCCAGCATAGACCAGACCTTCAGAGACTTGTACACTCTGTTCTGGACTGGCTCAGATGAATCAAAGTACTCTGCTTTCTTAGATGGGATTGCTGTAGCTTTCTAAtacaaaaatcataaaaatataaacttagtGTTATAGCTACAATAGTAATAAGTCACATGGCAATGAAAAATACAGTAGTTTCATTTGCTTTACAGTGATGCATTTGAAGTATTTGCCTTAAATGTTCATCTTTCACAAATTCATGTTCAAtaagtttctttttaatgacTTCTAAACAATCTGTTTTCATGTGAATGTTGTGTCACCAGTGAGTCCTTGAATACAATGAAGCAAACCAAACACAATGAAATATCATTACATTCTTAATGCTTTCAGAACAACTAAAAATATTACatgcttttgtaatttttctttcatttgttacAGAGCACAAACATATGCTTCATTTGCAATATGTTTGTATTGTTGCAGTTCCTGAATTTGTCAATAGATGTCCCTAAAGACCTAGTTTATAGAAAAGCAATGTGCTTGTTACTTGTAATGCATAATGCTGCATTGGTTAGTCCTTTGTTTTGAGaccaaatatattttcatagcATATTAGTAGACATCTGGGAGGCAGGATAAGGAAGTTTGTCAAATAGCCTGTTTGTAAGTGTGAACAGTTATCATTTGAACAGTCTTTCTGTAGCTTTTGATAAAGGATAGTATTTTATGACACACTTTGAACAGAAAATGATACATTAAGataaatgtatcattttaaaaaaaaaaaacaaattcaacatgTCAGTTTCTCTGCACTCCAGGTTCTTTACTGTTCCTCTCTTGTTTggtgcttttgtgtttttgttcctctCCCTTTCATCTAATCAATCCCCAGTGGGTCAAGGCAGATTTCCTAAGTCAGGCTCAGTTGAAGTGTTTTCTATTACAAGGCAGCCTTAGCTCTCCACTGTTATCCAATGAATACATATGAAGTGGAAATGATGCAAAGCTCTGACTCAGCAGAAATTGTTGGTCtgagctggaaaaaaacaactttcacaCACTaagatttaataaataacataGTAAATCTGGATATTCTTCTAAACTTATAACTGGAGTGTTATGAACTGAAACAATAGATTAGACTTATTGGATGATGTGCTAATAATATgctgaaatgataaaaatcagATATAACTTCCAAAGAATAGTTTATGTTGGTAGGACCTTATcgttgaattattttttttttttttgaaaatagctTTTCAAACGCTTTGCTGTTTAGTGTGTTAGTATTTTCCTTGTCTCATCCaataaaaaatagcaaacagcaataaaggaagaaaaaaatatcaaatcatGCTGATACAGCATCTGGAATCAACAAAAATATCTACTAGAAGAATTTTACCCTCAGTATGCGTAGTGCCTGATCATAATTCTCATGCCGAAGTTCCATCTCTCCATATTCACACCAAACTGCAGCAAGGTCATCCACTTGTTTGTAGTTTACTTTAGTAGCCTTCTCAAAGATTGTCCTGGCCTGAGTCAGGAAATATGAGACAtataaattaaaaggaaaaactatCATCCATCCTAAGTTCAAAGAATCCATGCAGCTCCAAAGGGAAGACTTTGGTAACTTACGTCATCCAGCTGTTCATTTTCCTCATAGAATTTAGCAAAAGAAACCCAGAGAGAATGAGGTTTTCCAGTGGCCTTCATTGGATCCACTGTCTGTACTGCCTCAGTGTATGTATTGATGATCTGGAGTGGACACATTATATTTGATCCATTTATCAGTACTGTGTGATAGATACTTAGagatatagaaatatttttaataaaatatatacaggCCCTTAAACTTACCTGTCGTGGATTTCCTTCATAAAGTTTTACTCGCTTGTGCCACTCGTGCACATTATGGGGATTCTGCCTCAACAATACACTGTTGAGCAGAAGTGGCCGCCGGGCAATTAGCTGCTCAAAGCGGGCCAGACGAAGCTCCAGGTCTATGTCATCTGGttggagagaggaaaaaaaactgccatTTATAAGTGGTACTGTGGAAGAAAGGTCCCTTAATGCTAACTCATACAAACCTTCCTCCTCTTGTCCCATCTCAGCAGTGGTCTCCATCTTTGCAGCAATCATGCTCTCCTCAAACTGAGCATAGCTATCAAACACTTGAGTGAAATCCCTCACAGTTACTACAGTAAGTATGGCTTCCTCATACACATCCCGTgcctgaaaaaacaaagaaaccatTATAATGACACATCATGCATTCCCTTTCAACAAcccaaaaaaaatcacatatatacatatatatataatcacaTATAATTCACATATATAgagcaaaagtttaaaataataaattaaaactgacttatacataaaaatgtaagcaattCAGTGAAACGTACTTTCTCAAAGTGACCACTCCTGATGTAATAATCAGCCAAAGAGCACCAAAGTTTTCCAAGTTGGTCTGTAAAGCGTGTGAGGCCACCTCGTATGATGGCTCCAACATTTAAAGAGGTCACTTTATCAGGATTCTGAGAGATCAGGTCGCACAGCTCGTGCCAcagctaaacaaaaaagtaaaaatacacgCAGAATAAGGATTCATATGCTATTATGATCAGAATAATGCGGACATACTTGAAGGTGCTAGACCTAAAATGACATTTTACCTGATAGTTGGACTTGCCCTCTTTGGACACAAAGCTTTCATCGTTTACAATTGCTGCTAATCGCACAGCTGCTTCATCCAAGCGACCAACAGACCGCAAGTAGTCTATGTACTCTTCTGCGTTCTCTGGAGATAGCTACAATGTATAAAGAGAAGACAGAATACTTTGGAAAATGTAGAGAAATACTGTACTTAAATTTCTAGAGCATAATCTTTGTTACCTTTAAAACGATGTTGCAATATGCAAATACCAGAAGAATGTTAGAAGATGTGCTGCTAAACTTCTCTTAATCAGAATCAAAACTATATATTTTGTTGATTGAAACACATAACACAGCTAttctcaaaacataaaaacaatcaaatactTTTACTTAGGAAAGAGCTTCCAGGAATTTACGTAAAATGTTACCACACAAGCAAAAATACAGCCTGTACagtaaaattacagaaaatttcCCTACATGCAATTACAACATGACTTCTTACATGACAGGTGCTGTACAGAAATGCTTTGTGCTCCATGATCTCACCTTAAGGTACCTTCGATATACCCGCAGGGCTGTTTCAGGCAGGGGCAGGCTGTGAACGAAGCGCAGATACAAAGGCCAGATTCGTGGGTGCTGGGTTACAGGTAGTGCTCTTAGAGCCCGGTCAAATGTTCTCCGACTTCTCGTGATCTTACACTGTGACACCACGAACTGACAGTAATCAATCCATATCCTGGGCATCTACATTTATGGAAAACAAATATTggttagtttaaaaaaacacccaagAGCACACAATGTTTTCAATGtatgcattattttatttactgttataTTGCTGGATTTTGAGTAAATACTACCTTGTGCATAAACACAAGTGCTCTTTCGTGGCAGTTATTGACCTCTTCATATGTTGGATCTGTAATGCATTTTCCTTTGACTTGTTTCCTCCTTTCTCTCAGATAATTGTACCACAATTTATAGCTGTAAAAATGATGGGaaattttggtttaaaaaaaagagagagtcATCTTTAccaaaaatgtgcaattttatCTTTCAGTAAAAGTTACCTTCCAGGCAATTCCTTCAGAGCCCGTTCATATATCATGTTCAGGGTGGATTTGGCTCCATTCTGTTTGAATTCAATGTAGCGCATCCAACACTTGACTGAGTATGGATTCCTGATGATCTCCTCTTCATAAGGAAGATCATCATCCTCCTGAAAAAGTAATACAAACAGCAAACACGAAAGACGATGTAAGCTAAAATCTACGAAAGAGTGAcgtttgaatttatttcattacaGCAAAATAAAGTGATACGGTTAATATTGCTACGATGTCTTGATAGCAATATAAAGTTATAATGAAGTATAACTccttgaaaacacacaaaatacaaCTGTCTCTTTCAATTTTATGTACCCAGCCAGGCTAGGTTTACGCTAGCTAGCTACAACTAATGTTAGATATAGCGATATACATTATATAGTATTTTCAATTGTATTACTTACAAATATAACGTCAGCTTTTCCATTTAGGGAAGGCATTTCTTTCAAGACAGTATCAACTCTGGAGTTAAAACTCAGTGCTAACTTTTGAAAAGCTAAACTAGCTTGCAAACTCAAAGCGTGTAGCCCTCCATGTAACTTCCGGTGGTGCCGCTACAAAGCACGCAAGCGCATTCAAAAAGAACTACAAACCTGGGGcaagtttgtagtttttctgcGGTCAACGAACAACAGGGTTTATTACTGCCACCAGCTGGTGTTTAAAGGAAAGGACACCAGTATTATCAGCAAGATAATGCTACTGaaatcttaaaatatatatctttgtGTCAGTTTTTGTTCCAGTCAACGGTAAACCTATGTTATTGCTGTTTCTTTCCTTTGACAaaattgttcatgtttttcttatcCTGTAAGATATAATTAAGACAACCAACATCTTTTCATATAGATATATTTCTTCAGGATCAACCATTTAATCAATTTTcttaattgtttaaaatttttattacaatttctCAGCTGCTGTTAAGTAATTATTGAACAtggtatttttactttttatttacagtggCACTGGAAACTCTACACACTCCTGCAAAAATCCCCAAATTTTGTTacttaaaaaattttaatatgataaattattattttttacagatataCTGTTGCCTTCATCCTATACAActgaactgagaaaaaaaacacatgttaTGTTACGATATGCACCTTTTAAGCAATGAATCTTCTTTTATAGAacttgcttaaaaaaatatccaatgTGGCTGTGTTACAACAATTCCCCAAATATgagtgggccaaaattcctccactgCGCTGTTAAAGTAGGAAAAAATAGGAACACTTTTCCACAAACATTACATGTGTAAaagattttgaaatgatttaacaaaatactttttttaaatggcaatttaaaatggGTGTATAAATGTCTGAAAGTTGCTATATTTTCACTTGCAATATATAAGTATAAAATAGCTATTGATTTTAATACACTTTTCCTCCTAACAAAGGCAACATCTCTTAACTGTCATGAGGATCCTGTTGTCCTCATGGACCCAATAGATAACATGTAAATGTTTCGAGAGTGATAGTTAAGGGGTTAAGAATCAAATTGTATACCCACTTTATTCTTGCAGAGTTGCAGGACAGACAATATGTCCACTTGCACTGTTCCTTGTAGATGCTGAAAggcaaataaatacttaaatttaTATTAAGACTTTTGTCGGGCCTTCATGTGGGTGAGTGGTAGAACAGAAGCAGCACATAGTGAGGCTGTGATCCTTGTTGCAGCTGTCCCTGGTTTTAATACTAGCCATGAGGCCATTTACTGCAAgtctttacttttttctctcagatttACTTTCTGTCCAACTAATACTGAATAAAGAGCATTTGTACCAAACAACCTCTTAAGAAAAGggagttaaataaaatgttcagtatTCCTGTTGATACTGACTCTAATGAAACCTGAAAAACTTGATGTAAACTTTGTGCCATTTGGAGTCCACTCTTCTGAACCATCATATATAAGCTTAACCTTAtgaaaaaatctaacaaataaaactcattt
This genomic interval carries:
- the xab2 gene encoding pre-mRNA-splicing factor SYF1 encodes the protein MPSLNGKADVIFEDDDLPYEEEIIRNPYSVKCWMRYIEFKQNGAKSTLNMIYERALKELPGSYKLWYNYLRERRKQVKGKCITDPTYEEVNNCHERALVFMHKMPRIWIDYCQFVVSQCKITRSRRTFDRALRALPVTQHPRIWPLYLRFVHSLPLPETALRVYRRYLKLSPENAEEYIDYLRSVGRLDEAAVRLAAIVNDESFVSKEGKSNYQLWHELCDLISQNPDKVTSLNVGAIIRGGLTRFTDQLGKLWCSLADYYIRSGHFEKARDVYEEAILTVVTVRDFTQVFDSYAQFEESMIAAKMETTAEMGQEEEDDIDLELRLARFEQLIARRPLLLNSVLLRQNPHNVHEWHKRVKLYEGNPRQIINTYTEAVQTVDPMKATGKPHSLWVSFAKFYEENEQLDDARTIFEKATKVNYKQVDDLAAVWCEYGEMELRHENYDQALRILRKATAIPSKKAEYFDSSEPVQNRVYKSLKVWSMLADLEESLGTFQSTKAVYDRIIDLRIATPQIVINYAMFLEEHNYFEESFKAYERGIALFKWPNVYDIWNTYLTKFIDRYGGKKLERARDLFEQALDGCPAKFAKTIYLLYAKLEEEYGLARHAMAVYERATQAVETEERHHMFNIYIKRAAEIYGVTYTRAIYQKAIEVLPDEHARDMCMRFADMECKLGEIDRARAIYSYCSQICDPRVTANFWQTWKEFEIRHGNEDTIREMLRIKRSVQATYNTQVNFMSSQMLKASTSSTGTISDLAPGQMGIDDMKMLEQKAQQLAAEAEQDKPKPKEKILFVRSDTSRSELAELSKQANPDEINIDEDEDDDDQEPDEVQLEQKSVPTAVFGGLKED